The Flavobacterium piscisymbiosum genome includes a region encoding these proteins:
- a CDS encoding SIMPL domain-containing protein, whose protein sequence is MKKVVLFLTIMFMTMSYAQETKQIPQINVNGEGKVKVAPDQVCISATVETKGNNAKDVKKQNDEKIDAVLKFIKKSNVPAADFKTKQVALNPQYDYEKKKTSYNATQTIEIVLKDLSKYDELMEGLVQQGINRIDRVSFETSKLAQIETEARKLAIKDAKLKAEDYVSVLGQKVGKAYTISDNTQVYRPQPMYAAMKSVAMDSAGASNETLAIGEIEVVANVSVSFILD, encoded by the coding sequence ATGAAGAAAGTAGTATTATTTTTAACAATCATGTTTATGACTATGTCTTACGCTCAAGAAACCAAACAAATTCCTCAAATCAACGTAAATGGGGAAGGCAAAGTAAAAGTAGCACCTGATCAGGTTTGTATTTCAGCAACTGTTGAAACAAAAGGGAATAATGCTAAAGATGTCAAAAAGCAAAATGACGAAAAAATCGATGCAGTTTTAAAGTTCATCAAAAAATCGAACGTTCCTGCAGCTGATTTCAAAACAAAACAAGTAGCTCTTAATCCGCAATACGATTACGAGAAAAAGAAAACAAGTTACAATGCTACTCAAACCATAGAAATTGTATTAAAAGATTTATCTAAATACGATGAATTGATGGAAGGTCTGGTTCAGCAAGGTATTAATCGTATAGACAGAGTTTCTTTTGAAACTTCTAAATTAGCTCAAATTGAAACAGAAGCTAGAAAATTGGCTATAAAAGATGCTAAATTAAAAGCAGAAGATTACGTTTCGGTTTTAGGACAAAAAGTGGGTAAAGCTTATACAATCTCAGATAATACTCAGGTTTACCGTCCACAACCAATGTATGCTGCTATGAAATCTGTAGCTATGGATTCAGCTGGTGCATCAAACGAAACTTTGGCAATTGGAGAAATAGAAGTTGTTGCAAATGTTAGCGTGAGTTTTATTTTAGATTAA
- a CDS encoding YheT family hydrolase, whose translation MPIIEQSEYNFPSIIQRNRHVSTIYAALFKRFDAPGYTREKIELNDGDFINIDFIINDPKKAVILCHGLEGDSRRTYNNSCATYFQHKDFSVFAWNNRTCGGEMNRLPRLYHHGAVDDLDEVVQFVLQKGFEDVYLIGYSMGGVQLLNYLGWREIDERIKAAVSISVPTHIATSAAILKQGFNRVYLKNFTIDIKKKLKYKAAQFPDFINSDQIDKITSFDEVDHYFTAPLHGFASRDDYYQRVSPEFSLKNITTPVLIINSLDDPFLGERCYPRAIAKDSEFVYLETPKYGGHCAFPLRNSTYSYAEMRAYEFFESCKQIKVFKA comes from the coding sequence ATGCCGATAATTGAACAATCAGAATATAATTTTCCTTCTATTATCCAACGCAACAGGCATGTGTCTACTATTTATGCTGCTTTGTTTAAACGGTTTGATGCTCCGGGATACACAAGGGAAAAAATTGAATTGAATGATGGAGATTTTATCAATATCGATTTTATTATAAATGATCCTAAAAAAGCGGTGATTTTATGTCATGGCTTAGAAGGTGATTCGCGCAGAACCTACAATAATAGTTGCGCCACTTATTTTCAGCACAAAGATTTTTCGGTTTTTGCATGGAACAACCGTACCTGCGGAGGTGAAATGAATCGATTGCCCAGACTGTATCATCACGGCGCGGTAGATGATCTTGATGAGGTAGTTCAGTTTGTTTTACAAAAAGGATTCGAAGATGTTTATTTGATTGGATATTCAATGGGAGGTGTTCAGTTGTTAAATTATTTGGGATGGAGAGAAATCGATGAGCGCATAAAGGCTGCAGTATCGATCTCAGTGCCAACGCATATTGCAACAAGTGCAGCGATCCTCAAACAAGGCTTTAACAGGGTTTATTTAAAGAATTTTACCATTGACATTAAAAAAAAGCTGAAATACAAAGCCGCACAATTTCCCGATTTTATAAATAGTGATCAGATTGATAAAATAACTTCTTTTGATGAAGTCGATCATTATTTTACAGCGCCGTTGCACGGCTTTGCAAGTCGTGATGATTATTATCAGCGTGTTTCTCCAGAATTTTCCCTTAAAAATATTACTACTCCGGTTCTCATTATTAATTCTCTTGACGATCCTTTTTTAGGCGAAAGATGTTATCCAAGGGCTATAGCAAAAGATAGCGAATTTGTGTATCTGGAAACACCAAAATATGGAGGACACTGTGCTTTTCCGTTACGTAATTCCACCTATTCATATGCAGAGATGAGAGCTTATGAATTTTTTGAATCCTGTAAGCAAATCAAGGTTTTCAAGGCATAA
- a CDS encoding glycoside hydrolase family 16 protein, with amino-acid sequence MKKLNLLSLTLSCALGFASCSDNVTPAKENQLTTANSKSNTSKVAAAPWVKQFEDTFDVGSNLSQWTKEQRADYNSWYCDYSSSVPTTQWRDGKQCLEIKTTKLSTYKYQSGFITSNYQYKPENNTEYMLSANIKLVAMDGGTYKSFKDTYGAWPAFWSVQGNGWPTKGEIDIMEGYSFAPGSSRFTSNIFYGTSVGANLLGNSAERNYPANFNVDGNNGWHLYESFWKMKDNVVTVTIKVDNVTVATYTNSSVSNLNLNNFGQHSVIFNVNVGSKDSNFIDPNKLNLFTTVMMWVDDVTVYKRPI; translated from the coding sequence ATGAAAAAATTGAATCTTTTATCATTAACGCTAAGCTGTGCGTTAGGATTTGCATCCTGTTCGGATAATGTAACTCCGGCTAAAGAAAACCAATTGACAACTGCAAATTCAAAAAGCAATACAAGCAAAGTAGCTGCTGCACCCTGGGTGAAACAATTTGAAGACACATTTGATGTAGGATCAAATCTCTCGCAATGGACAAAAGAACAACGAGCGGATTATAATTCCTGGTATTGCGATTATTCCAGTTCAGTGCCTACTACACAATGGAGGGACGGAAAACAATGTTTAGAAATCAAGACGACAAAACTCAGCACTTACAAGTATCAATCTGGTTTTATTACTTCTAATTATCAGTACAAACCAGAAAATAACACGGAGTATATGCTTTCGGCTAATATTAAATTAGTAGCGATGGACGGAGGAACTTACAAATCTTTTAAAGATACTTATGGCGCATGGCCGGCTTTTTGGTCGGTGCAGGGTAATGGCTGGCCAACAAAAGGGGAAATTGATATTATGGAAGGATATTCTTTTGCGCCGGGTTCAAGTCGTTTTACATCGAATATTTTTTACGGAACTTCTGTTGGAGCCAACTTATTAGGAAATTCTGCAGAGAGAAATTATCCGGCTAATTTTAATGTAGACGGAAATAACGGATGGCATTTGTATGAGTCTTTTTGGAAAATGAAAGACAACGTAGTTACTGTAACCATAAAAGTTGATAATGTAACTGTTGCAACCTATACAAATAGTAGTGTGTCTAATCTTAATTTAAATAATTTTGGGCAGCATTCTGTTATTTTTAATGTGAATGTGGGATCGAAAGATTCGAATTTTATAGATCCTAATAAACTCAATTTATTTACAACTGTAATGATGTGGGTTGATGATGTGACAGTTTACAAAAGACCTATTTAA
- a CDS encoding endo-1,4-beta-xylanase: MKIKFLLVLASFFFFLNACSKDDNEAVAALETPVANAPKDVNDHGFKAKWNYVSNSKSYLLDVSTNENFTTFVPNYQSKPVTDLNEVVVGLTGGTQYYYRVRAKTETETSGYSNVISVVTTGSSNIPEDPTFLKVKANKLANPFFIGMAIKASQLTNGSPYDVILKNEFSSISAEYEMKMDQISTASGVYNWTVADKIVAYGNANAINVHGHALVWHNSVPTWLKNYSGTDAEFAAEVKKYITDVVTHYAGKVKSWDVVNEAVDDNGGAMRNTIFLQRMGANYVKDCFQWAKNAAIAAGDTKLLLFYNDYATSTNIPKQDKVFSIVDDLKASNLIDGVGFQMHNTYLSPTKAQIETDLNKAVAKGLKIHVSELDIQVNQSNDITTFTNERRLAQKEKYKEIVKIYNALPAASKYALTVWGMKDNESWIPFSTELNHPGDDWPLLYDSNFAIKSSHTGFLEGLD, from the coding sequence ATGAAAATTAAATTTTTACTAGTGCTGGCCAGCTTTTTCTTTTTTCTAAATGCCTGCTCTAAAGACGACAACGAAGCTGTTGCGGCTTTAGAAACGCCCGTTGCAAACGCGCCAAAAGACGTAAACGATCATGGTTTTAAAGCCAAATGGAATTACGTTTCGAACTCAAAAAGCTATCTTTTGGATGTTTCAACAAACGAAAACTTTACGACTTTTGTTCCCAATTATCAATCAAAACCAGTTACGGATTTAAACGAAGTTGTGGTTGGTTTAACAGGTGGAACTCAATATTATTACAGAGTTCGAGCCAAAACAGAAACCGAAACTTCAGGTTATTCAAATGTTATTAGTGTTGTAACTACAGGTTCCAGCAACATTCCTGAAGATCCTACATTTTTAAAAGTAAAAGCAAATAAACTAGCCAATCCGTTTTTTATAGGTATGGCGATAAAAGCTTCGCAATTAACCAACGGAAGTCCTTATGATGTTATTTTGAAAAATGAATTTAGCAGTATTTCTGCCGAATATGAAATGAAAATGGATCAGATTTCTACAGCAAGCGGCGTTTACAACTGGACTGTAGCGGATAAAATTGTTGCTTACGGAAATGCCAATGCAATCAATGTTCACGGTCATGCTTTGGTATGGCATAATTCAGTACCAACGTGGTTGAAGAATTATTCCGGAACTGATGCTGAATTTGCAGCAGAAGTTAAAAAATACATTACAGATGTTGTGACTCATTATGCCGGAAAAGTAAAATCCTGGGATGTGGTTAATGAAGCTGTAGATGACAACGGCGGTGCCATGAGAAATACAATTTTTCTTCAGCGAATGGGAGCCAATTATGTAAAAGATTGTTTTCAATGGGCTAAAAATGCAGCTATTGCAGCAGGCGATACCAAATTATTGTTGTTTTATAATGATTATGCAACCTCAACTAATATCCCAAAACAAGATAAAGTTTTTAGTATTGTAGATGATTTAAAAGCGAGTAATCTTATTGATGGCGTTGGTTTTCAAATGCATAATACCTATTTAAGCCCGACAAAAGCACAAATAGAAACTGATCTTAACAAAGCGGTAGCAAAAGGCCTGAAAATTCATGTTTCGGAATTAGACATACAAGTAAATCAGTCTAATGACATTACGACTTTTACCAACGAAAGAAGACTGGCTCAAAAAGAAAAATACAAAGAGATCGTAAAAATCTACAATGCGCTTCCTGCAGCAAGCAAATATGCTTTGACCGTTTGGGGAATGAAAGATAATGAATCCTGGATTCCGTTTAGTACAGAACTTAACCACCCGGGAGATGACTGGCCTTTATTGTACGATTCCAATTTTGCTATCAAAAGTTCGCATACCGGATTTCTTGAAGGTTTAGATTAA
- a CDS encoding rhomboid family intramembrane serine protease gives MNTVNTILIGIIVANVLISYKGFNDLAFFRKYEFHVGSIRSGEQIRMLSSGFLHVDMMHLIFNMLTLWFFAPVVIHWLGSISFALIYFGSLIFGSLLTMLFHKNDYSYRAVGASGAVTGILYSAILLQPDMMLGIFFVIPMPAYLFGILYLLYSIYGMRAKNDNIGHTAHFGGAIGGYLITLVKEPSLIVDHSLMVILLAIPIFILFVMAKLGKL, from the coding sequence ATGAATACCGTTAATACCATTTTGATTGGGATTATAGTTGCCAATGTTTTAATTAGTTACAAAGGTTTTAATGATCTTGCTTTTTTTAGAAAATACGAATTTCATGTAGGAAGCATTCGTTCCGGAGAACAAATCAGAATGCTTTCATCTGGTTTTTTGCATGTAGATATGATGCATTTAATATTTAACATGCTAACATTATGGTTTTTTGCACCCGTTGTAATACATTGGTTAGGAAGTATTTCGTTCGCTTTAATCTATTTTGGTAGTTTAATTTTTGGAAGTTTATTAACAATGCTGTTTCATAAAAACGATTATAGTTATCGTGCCGTTGGAGCATCAGGTGCAGTAACAGGAATTTTGTATTCGGCGATATTATTACAGCCGGATATGATGTTAGGAATTTTCTTTGTTATACCAATGCCGGCTTATTTATTTGGAATTTTATATTTATTGTATTCAATTTACGGAATGCGCGCCAAAAATGATAATATTGGACACACGGCACACTTTGGAGGTGCTATAGGCGGTTATTTGATAACTTTGGTAAAAGAACCTTCATTAATTGTAGATCATAGCTTGATGGTTATTCTATTAGCCATTCCTATTTTTATACTTTTTGTTATGGCAAAATTAGGGAAGCTCTAA
- a CDS encoding RagB/SusD family nutrient uptake outer membrane protein yields the protein MKKLFKLFMMGMLIPLLSLFSCSDDFLDAPSENQLTPADLPEGVTAFDGIAESLYFKPWFTFNDKFLIAVGDMYAGNAFTFDGAYSQFKDAQVTSQNPILTEGYVSLFSVIDQSNNLMSLVEDRKSELPEASYKNAIAISRFMRANAYFYLVRTFGAVPIISKAGSAPQPKRNLVADVYKFIKQDLEYAVENLPEKSVKKGYVTKFTAMGILAKVHLTLNEYTECAALTQKIIGNQYVLIQDYGNLFSSPENNNSNESMFALQWKAIATEWGTQNTNQAYIVPGGTGITGGGDGWGVYLPSISLQDGFEAKDTRKKSTIMTDGDYYPELLKSQGGFLYKKIYSSTAANFRKYIVGSAAERNDVFFMRTSQNTIILRYSDVLLMNSEAILAGAPSTTSAAALSTFNEVRSRAGLPPKMILTRNDLFNERRVEFALEGQYFFDLKRRGLAEATAVISQQEVGFYSDDARTELVSIKITPGSNYFELPLPQSAIDTNPSLLEPPVPFNFN from the coding sequence ATGAAAAAACTTTTTAAACTTTTTATGATGGGAATGCTCATACCATTGCTGTCTTTATTTTCCTGTTCGGATGATTTTTTGGATGCGCCATCTGAAAATCAATTAACACCAGCCGATTTACCCGAAGGAGTCACAGCTTTTGACGGAATCGCTGAGAGTTTGTATTTTAAACCCTGGTTCACTTTTAATGATAAATTCCTTATTGCAGTTGGGGATATGTACGCGGGAAACGCCTTTACATTTGATGGTGCTTATTCACAATTTAAAGATGCTCAGGTAACCTCGCAAAACCCGATTCTTACAGAAGGATATGTTTCGTTGTTTTCGGTTATCGATCAGTCGAATAATTTAATGAGTTTAGTCGAAGACAGAAAAAGTGAACTGCCTGAAGCATCGTATAAAAATGCTATTGCGATATCACGATTTATGAGAGCCAATGCTTATTTCTATCTGGTAAGAACTTTTGGTGCTGTTCCTATCATTAGCAAAGCAGGTTCTGCTCCACAGCCAAAAAGAAATCTTGTAGCAGATGTTTATAAATTCATCAAACAAGATTTAGAATATGCTGTCGAAAATTTACCTGAAAAATCAGTAAAAAAAGGATATGTTACCAAATTTACTGCCATGGGTATTCTTGCAAAAGTGCATTTGACTTTGAATGAATATACAGAATGTGCCGCTTTAACCCAGAAAATTATTGGAAACCAATATGTTTTAATTCAGGATTACGGAAACTTATTTAGCAGTCCGGAGAATAATAATAGTAACGAGAGCATGTTTGCCCTGCAATGGAAAGCTATTGCTACTGAATGGGGTACACAAAATACCAATCAGGCGTATATAGTTCCGGGAGGTACAGGAATTACTGGCGGTGGTGACGGATGGGGAGTTTACCTTCCTTCGATCTCATTGCAAGATGGCTTTGAAGCAAAGGATACCAGAAAAAAGAGTACTATCATGACAGATGGCGACTATTATCCGGAATTACTAAAAAGTCAGGGTGGTTTTCTTTATAAAAAAATATACTCTTCGACAGCAGCTAATTTCAGAAAATACATTGTAGGTTCTGCTGCAGAAAGAAACGATGTATTTTTTATGAGAACGTCGCAAAATACCATTATACTGCGATATTCTGACGTTTTACTAATGAATTCTGAGGCTATTTTGGCCGGAGCACCTTCTACAACTTCTGCAGCTGCTTTAAGCACTTTTAATGAAGTAAGATCGAGAGCCGGATTACCTCCAAAAATGATCCTTACAAGAAATGATTTATTTAACGAAAGAAGAGTTGAGTTTGCTCTTGAAGGTCAATATTTCTTCGATTTAAAACGTCGTGGTCTTGCTGAAGCAACAGCCGTTATTTCGCAGCAGGAAGTTGGTTTTTATTCAGATGATGCGAGAACCGAATTGGTTTCGATAAAAATAACTCCGGGAAGTAATTATTTTGAACTGCCATTACCGCAGTCTGCTATTGATACTAATCCATCATTATTAGAGCCTCCGGTTCCTTTTAACTTTAATTAA
- the glmM gene encoding phosphoglucosamine mutase, with amino-acid sequence MTLIKSISGIRGTIGGKVGDNLTPVDAVKFASAYGTFLKNNTSKEKLTVVIGRDARISGPMIHNLVVNTLIGLGINVIDLGLSTTPTVEVAVPLEKADGGIILTASHNPKQWNALKLLNSKGEFLSGEEGAKILEIAEAEAFDFSDVDSLGEITVNDAYMDIHIDEVLNLPLVDVEAVKAAKFKVVVDGVNSSGGIIIPKLLELMGVEVVKLYCEPNGHFPHNPEPLKEHLTDISELVVKEKADLGVVVDPDVDRLAFICEDGEMFGEEYTLVACADYVLSKTPGNTVSNMSSSRALRDVTVAHDGKYEASAVGEVNVVALMKKNNAIIGGEGNGGIIYPESHYGRDSLVGVALFLTHLANKKISVSALRASYPEYYMSKNKIELTPQIDVDAILVAMTEKYKNEDITTIDGVKIDFATEWVHLRKSNTEPIIRIYTEAPSQEKADVLALRIIDEIKAIAGI; translated from the coding sequence ATGACTTTAATAAAATCGATATCAGGAATAAGAGGAACAATTGGTGGAAAAGTAGGAGATAACCTGACTCCTGTTGATGCTGTAAAATTTGCATCGGCATACGGTACTTTTCTTAAAAACAATACTTCAAAAGAAAAATTGACGGTTGTGATTGGTCGCGACGCCAGAATTTCAGGGCCAATGATTCACAATCTGGTTGTAAATACTTTAATAGGTTTAGGTATTAATGTAATAGATCTTGGACTTTCGACTACGCCTACAGTAGAAGTGGCTGTTCCTTTAGAAAAAGCAGATGGTGGAATTATTCTGACAGCTTCTCATAATCCAAAACAATGGAATGCCTTAAAATTATTGAATTCAAAAGGAGAATTTTTAAGCGGAGAAGAAGGCGCTAAAATTCTTGAAATTGCCGAGGCTGAAGCTTTCGATTTCTCGGATGTGGACAGTTTAGGCGAAATCACGGTAAATGATGCTTATATGGATATTCATATCGACGAGGTGCTGAATTTGCCTTTAGTTGATGTTGAAGCGGTAAAAGCGGCAAAATTTAAAGTAGTGGTTGATGGCGTAAATTCATCAGGAGGAATTATTATTCCCAAATTATTAGAATTAATGGGCGTTGAAGTAGTAAAATTATACTGCGAACCAAACGGACATTTCCCTCATAATCCGGAACCTTTAAAAGAACATTTAACGGATATTTCTGAATTGGTAGTAAAAGAAAAAGCGGATCTGGGAGTTGTAGTTGATCCGGACGTAGATCGTTTGGCTTTTATTTGCGAAGACGGAGAAATGTTTGGAGAAGAATATACATTAGTGGCTTGCGCCGATTATGTTTTGAGTAAAACTCCGGGAAATACAGTTTCAAATATGTCATCATCACGTGCTTTGCGTGACGTAACTGTAGCTCATGACGGAAAATATGAAGCCAGCGCAGTTGGAGAAGTAAACGTAGTAGCATTAATGAAGAAAAACAATGCTATTATTGGTGGTGAAGGTAACGGTGGAATTATTTACCCAGAATCTCATTACGGACGCGATAGTTTGGTAGGAGTGGCGTTGTTCCTGACTCATTTGGCCAACAAAAAAATATCAGTTTCGGCATTGCGTGCTTCATATCCTGAATATTATATGAGTAAAAACAAAATCGAATTAACACCACAAATTGATGTTGATGCGATTTTAGTAGCCATGACAGAAAAATATAAAAACGAAGATATCACAACGATTGATGGTGTAAAAATTGATTTTGCTACAGAATGGGTTCATTTAAGAAAATCAAATACAGAACCAATCATCAGAATCTATACTGAAGCTCCTTCGCAGGAAAAAGCAGATGTTTTGGCTCTTCGAATTATAGATGAAATAAAAGCTATTGCGGGAATTTAA
- a CDS encoding lysophospholipid acyltransferase family protein — MQFLVYILAYPLLWLISILPFRIFYWLSDCIYFMVYHIIRYRRKVVSENLALTLPHLSKEERKKIERKFYQHMCDMFLEMIKTMSITPEEMEKRFKITNIEVLRSYEDKGKSVVLVASHYASWEWLLTINKRIKFRGIGVYKKIANPYFDKLIRKIRSKYDAELVETRKTIPLMAQNQRDGILSLYGLASDQSPKLDRIFHSMKFMGIEVPVHTGAEMLAKKYDLSVIFVKVQKVGRGYYEATIVPIADDPKEYENFEITEKYLREVEKQIYEAPEYYLWTHKRWKHRVE, encoded by the coding sequence ATGCAATTTCTTGTTTATATATTAGCCTATCCTTTACTATGGCTTATCTCTATACTCCCTTTTCGAATATTCTACTGGCTATCAGATTGTATTTACTTTATGGTATATCATATCATTAGATACCGAAGAAAAGTCGTTAGCGAAAATCTCGCACTTACCTTACCACACTTAAGCAAAGAAGAACGAAAAAAGATAGAAAGAAAGTTCTATCAGCATATGTGTGATATGTTTCTGGAAATGATAAAAACGATGAGTATTACTCCGGAAGAAATGGAGAAAAGATTTAAAATCACGAATATCGAAGTGCTTCGTTCATACGAAGATAAAGGAAAAAGTGTTGTTTTGGTCGCTTCTCATTATGCAAGTTGGGAATGGCTTTTGACCATTAATAAGAGAATTAAATTTAGAGGAATTGGGGTTTACAAAAAAATTGCCAATCCTTATTTTGATAAATTAATTCGAAAAATACGCTCTAAATACGATGCTGAATTAGTAGAAACTAGAAAAACAATTCCGCTAATGGCACAAAACCAACGTGATGGAATTCTAAGTCTTTACGGATTGGCAAGTGACCAATCGCCAAAACTTGATCGAATTTTTCATTCGATGAAATTCATGGGAATCGAAGTTCCGGTTCATACAGGAGCAGAAATGCTGGCTAAAAAATATGATTTGAGTGTGATTTTTGTAAAAGTACAAAAAGTAGGACGTGGTTATTATGAGGCGACAATTGTGCCTATAGCAGATGATCCTAAAGAATACGAAAATTTTGAAATAACAGAAAAGTATTTAAGAGAAGTAGAAAAACAAATTTATGAAGCTCCTGAATATTATTTATGGACACATAAAAGATGGAAACATAGGGTTGAGTAA
- a CDS encoding helix-turn-helix domain-containing protein, whose protein sequence is MKSSSKKLDEEILKNSTDSDLSVESLAEIMNMSRSTLYRKIKDISNLSPNELINIVRLKRAAELLLNENFKMYEIAEKVGYKSQTSFGRNFQKHFFDDSF, encoded by the coding sequence ATGAAAAGTTCCTCAAAAAAACTGGACGAAGAGATTTTAAAAAATAGTACCGATTCTGATTTAAGTGTTGAATCTCTGGCAGAAATCATGAACATGAGCCGTTCGACTTTATACCGAAAAATCAAAGATATTTCAAACTTAAGCCCGAATGAACTCATCAATATTGTACGCTTGAAAAGAGCAGCAGAACTCCTTTTGAACGAAAATTTTAAAATGTATGAAATTGCCGAAAAAGTGGGGTATAAATCGCAAACAAGTTTTGGTCGAAACTTTCAAAAACATTTTTTCGATGACTCCTTCTGA
- a CDS encoding glycosyl hydrolase, whose product MIKKISFLLLLCFSILTHAQSPKRGIAYKDHSTADLLALKPGVSWWYNWGSLPEKDTNANYTSIGLEYVPMAWNQVSDNNVQAFIDRIKPGAKYLLAFNEPNFNDGARMTPQDAVNFWKNIEKIAAAKNLEIVSASPAFNDPNNSYGGYSSPTAWHDQFFLLCPTCKVDYIAFHTYDRTSGDVIGVTGLLKKYNRPIWVTEFANRVVQTAAQKTAFMKEIITNFENDPDIYRYSWFTGRVPADWLDMAEGPLLAPENGVLRPIGTEYVNATYTSKKMNVPGRITANKHYRRKGTSLQNTTDSGTGQNVSAIDQGDWNEFMLNTDQAGNYNFSFRVASTNQGKFDVLVNDVVIKTDETFDATGGLQTYTNKIVNGIALPKGEVYLKIKFKSNNMNFNYIDVSLASLGVNDPAFEKDSFKVYPNPIKTQSILHIKSSITEPLSLKIVDMKGSICYASDDYFTNEDIKIGDKLSRGVYIINAVYGSVKKSIKIIKN is encoded by the coding sequence ATGATAAAAAAAATATCTTTCTTACTCCTACTCTGTTTTTCAATCCTCACTCACGCTCAAAGCCCTAAACGCGGAATAGCTTACAAAGACCATTCTACAGCTGATTTACTTGCCCTGAAACCAGGAGTTTCGTGGTGGTACAACTGGGGTTCTTTGCCCGAAAAGGATACAAACGCCAATTATACTTCTATTGGGCTCGAATATGTACCCATGGCATGGAATCAGGTCAGCGATAACAATGTTCAGGCTTTTATTGACCGAATAAAGCCGGGTGCCAAATATTTGCTCGCTTTTAATGAGCCTAATTTTAATGATGGCGCGCGAATGACTCCGCAAGATGCTGTAAATTTCTGGAAGAATATTGAAAAAATAGCTGCTGCAAAAAATCTGGAAATAGTAAGTGCATCCCCGGCTTTTAATGACCCAAATAATAGTTACGGAGGATATAGCAGTCCAACTGCGTGGCACGATCAGTTTTTTCTTTTATGCCCAACTTGCAAAGTCGATTACATTGCCTTTCATACTTACGACAGAACCTCTGGTGATGTAATTGGCGTAACAGGACTTCTTAAAAAATACAACCGCCCCATTTGGGTAACTGAATTTGCCAACAGAGTGGTTCAGACTGCAGCTCAAAAAACGGCATTTATGAAAGAAATTATAACCAATTTTGAAAACGATCCGGACATTTATCGCTATTCATGGTTTACCGGAAGAGTTCCTGCAGATTGGTTAGACATGGCCGAAGGTCCTTTATTAGCACCTGAAAATGGTGTTCTAAGACCAATAGGAACCGAATATGTAAATGCCACTTACACCTCAAAAAAAATGAACGTTCCAGGCAGAATAACCGCCAATAAACATTACCGTAGAAAAGGAACGAGCCTGCAAAATACTACAGATTCCGGAACTGGTCAAAATGTAAGCGCTATCGACCAGGGCGATTGGAATGAATTTATGCTAAATACTGATCAGGCCGGAAACTATAATTTTTCTTTTAGAGTAGCCTCTACAAATCAGGGTAAATTTGATGTTTTAGTAAATGATGTCGTGATTAAAACAGATGAAACATTTGATGCAACTGGTGGTTTGCAAACTTATACAAACAAAATTGTAAACGGTATTGCCTTGCCTAAAGGAGAAGTTTATCTGAAAATTAAATTCAAATCAAACAATATGAATTTTAATTATATTGATGTCTCTCTGGCAAGTCTGGGTGTTAACGATCCTGCATTCGAAAAAGATTCTTTTAAAGTATATCCAAATCCAATAAAAACACAATCGATACTTCATATAAAATCATCGATTACAGAGCCTTTATCTTTAAAAATAGTAGATATGAAAGGAAGTATCTGTTATGCTTCAGACGATTATTTTACGAATGAAGATATTAAAATTGGAGATAAATTATCGAGAGGAGTTTATATTATAAATGCAGTTTATGGCTCAGTTAAAAAATCTATTAAGATTATTAAAAACTAA